The following is a genomic window from Amycolatopsis cihanbeyliensis.
GCGGCCGACCTGCCGGAGGCCACCGCGGGCGCCCTGGACGTCAAGCCCGCGCCGGCCCCGGCCGAGCTGGTGCGGCAGCGGGCCGTCACGCTGGTCGCGGCCTCGGCCGAGGAGCCGGGAGCCGCGGCGCTGATCGCCGCCGGGGCCACGGTGGTCGGCACCCCGGCGCCCGGGCTGGTGCGGGCCGTCGAGGTGATGGACCGGCTGCGTGCGCCAGGCGGGTGCCCGTGGGACGCGGTGCAGACCCACGAGTCGCTGCGGCAGTACCTGGTCGAGGAGACCTACGAGCTGCTCGACTCGATCGAGGACGGCGATCGCGCCGCGATGCGCGAGGAGCTCGGGGACGTGCTGCTGCAGGTGCTTTTCCACGCCAGGGTGGCTGCCGAGCACCCTGCGGACCCGTTCGGCATCGAGGAGGTCGCCGAGGTACTGGTGGACAAGCTCGTCGGCAGGCACCCGCATGTGTTCGCCGGCGCCGAGGTGGTGCACTCGGCCGAGCACCAGCAGTCGCGCTGGGAGGAGCTGAAACAGAACGAGAAGCGTCGTGAGTCCCTTGTGGATGGTGTGGCGTTCGGTCAGCCCGCCGCGGCGCTGGCGGGGAAGCTGGGTCAGCGCACCGGCAGGGCCGAGGTGCCGTTCGACCTGCTCCCCGCGGGAGCGGACGAGGGGGCGAAGCTGTTCCGGCTGGCCGCGGCGGCGCGCCGGGCGGGGATCGACCCCGAGGGCGAGCTGCGGGCGGTGGCCAAGGAGTTCGCGCGGCGGGTCCGCTCGGCCGAGCAGGCCGCCCGTGCGGACGGCAGGGACCAGGCGACCCTGGACGCGGATGGCTGGCGCCGGTACTGGCCGCGCTGACGCCAGTGCTGTCAGGAACGCGCGGCACGACCGGCTCGGCGAGGCCCGGAGTCCGGTCACGGCCGTCACCTCCGCGGGTCGCGCGCCCCGCCTCCCCGCTCGTGGACTCCGCCAAGCGCGCGCTTCTCCACTCACTACCGCAGGTCCCAGCGGTTCTCCGGCGCTCTGTCCCACGTAACCTGAACGAGTGGTCGAACCCGCTCAGTCCGGGCCCGGGGTGACCGAGCCCGCCGCTCGCCCGCCGCGCCGCTACGTGGGCCGGATCGTGCTCACCCTGGCGCTGATCGGCACCGCGATCACCCTGATCCTGACCATCGGTGTGCACCCTGACGAGGCCCCGGAGGAGCCGCCGCTGACCGTGCCGGAGCAGCGGCCCGAGCCGCGGGCGGCCGCGCCGCGGGCCGCGCTGGTCGCCCCGGAGGACCGGCCGAACGAGTCCGATCAGGAGGAGCTGGACGCCTGGGCCGAGCGGGTCGCCGAGGCCACCAGGGTGCCGGCGAGGGTGCTCGCCGCCTACGGGCGGGCCGAGATGTGGCTGCGCAACGAGCAGCCCGGATGCCACCTTTCCTGGGGGACCTTGGCCGGGATCGGCAGGGTCGAGTCCCGGCACGGCAACTTCGGCGGCGCCCGGATCGGCGCGGACGGCCGGACCACGCAGCCGATCGTCGGTGTCCCGCTGGACGGCTCACCCGGGGTCCGGAAGGTCCCGGACACCGACGGGGGGAAGCTGGACGGCGACCGGGCCTGGGACCGGGCCGTGGGACCGTTGCAGTTCCTTCCGGGCACCTGGCGGGAGTGGGGTGTGCGGGCCACCAGGGACGGCGAGCCGCCCAACCCGCAGAACATCGACGACGCCGCGGTGGCCGCGGCCCGCTACCTGTGCGCCGAGGGGCGTGACCTGACCGATCCGAACGGCTGGTGGGACGCCGTGCTCACGTACAACCGGTCCATCTCCTACGCCCAGGACGTGTTCAGTGGCGCCGACGCCTACGCCGCCGCCACCCTCCCCTGAAGGGCCGGTCAGGGTGCAGGGGGTCAGCCGTCGCTCAGGGCTAGGCGGGCGCTGACCTCGCCCACCGCCTCCTGGTACTCAGGAAGCGGGTACATCGCCCAGGCCATCCGCATCTGCCCCAACGCCTCCACCAGCCTGCCGAGCCGTTGCAGGGTCCTGCCGAGGACGAAGCGCGCGTAGTGGTCGGCGGGGTCCAGCTCGATCGTCCTGCTCAACGCCGTCTCCGCATGCCGGAGCTGCGCGGAATGGAAGTACGCGCGGCCGGCGAGTAGTTGCACGCTCGGCTTGTCCGGTTCGGCGTGCAACACCGGCGCCAGCGCCCGCAACGCTTCCAGGGGCGCGTGCCGCACCAGCTCCTCGGCCCGGCGGAACGCCTGGAACCGGGACTCACCGTGCGGTTCGGCTGCTGGTTCCTGATCGACCATGGTGGTCTCGACGGTACTCCCGACCCCGCCGAATCTCGAGCTTTTCGCCGCATGGCGCCCTTTCCAGGTTCCGCGGTCAACCGGTCAACAGCCGGGAGGGCCATACCGACCAACAGGCGGTACTCGCGTTCCGGGGTGAGTCGTGCACGCAGATCCACTGGGTCCGGGGTGCTGGTGCCGGTGAAGGCGATCCCGGTCCCGGCAAGGCCGGATCGCCGCCTGATCGGGGGCCGGCTTCCGCGGACGGCGGCTGTGCCTGATCGGCCGGCGGCCCGGGGACTTGCACGTGCCGATCACCGGCATGATGGACTTGTCCGCCATGAGCGACGACCAGGACAACACTCCGCGATATCTCGGCCTCGCGCCGTATTTGTACTACGCCGACGCCACCCAGGCGCTGGAATGGCTGGTACGGGTGTTCGGGTTCACCGAGAAGCTGCGCTATGAGGACGCCGCGGGTGCCGTGTTCCAGGCCACCGTGGCCGCGGGTGACGCGGAGGTCCAACTGACCTCGGTCGGTCCCGAGTACTGGGAGGCCAAGGGCGTGGACGGCCCGGTGGGCCAGCTCAACGTGGTGTACGTGGACGATGTGGACGCGCAGCACGCCAGGGTCAGCGCCGCGCTCGGGGACCATGTCGAGGTGTCCCGGCCGCAGGACCAGCCCTACGGCGCGCGACTGTTCACCGTGCAGGACATCGGCGGCAACAGCTGGACCTTCTGGCAGCGTGTCTCGGACACCGTCGAGCTGCCCGCGGGCTGGCGGGAAGTGCGCGCGGAATGAGTTCCGCCGCGTGCTACCTGCGTGCCTGCAGCGGGTGATCTCCGCCTGCCGCTACGCTGGGTGCCGACGTCGCTGGCACAACCGGGTGAGGAGTTAAGGCGTGGCGGTCATCGAGCAGGTAGGCGCCCGCGAGATTCTGGACTCGCGCGGCAACCCGACCGTCGAGGTGGAGGTCGCACTCGACGACGGGACGCTGGCGCGGGCCGCGGTCCCTTCGGGGGCCTCGACCGGGGAGTACGAAGCCGTCGAGCTGCGGGACGGCGACAGCTCCCGGTACGGCGGTAAGGGTGTCGAACGCGCGGTCGCGGCCGTGCTCGACGAGATCGGGCCGGACCTGACCGGCGTGGATGCCGTGGACCAGCGCATCGTGGATCAGAAGCTGGTGGACCTCGACGGCACGCCGGACAAGTCGCGGCTCGGGGCGAACGCCATCCTCGGCGTGTCGCTCGCGGTCGCCAAGGCGGCGGCCGACTCCGCTGAGCTCGAGCTGTTCCGCTACCTCGGCGGGCCCAACGCGCATGTGCTGCCGGTGCCGATGTTGAACATCCTGAACGGCGGGGCGCACGCGGACACGGATGTCGACATCCAGGAGTTCATGATCGCGCCGATCGGCGCCGAGTCCTTCCGCGAGGCGCTGCGCTGGGGCACCGAGGTCTACCACGCGCTGAAGGCGGTGCTCAAGGGCCGTGGCCTGGCCACGGGGCTCGGCGACGAGGGCGGCTTCGCGCCGAGCCTCACCAGCAACAGGGAGGCGCTGGACATCATCCTCGCCGCGATCCAGAAGGCGGGCTACACCCCGGGCAGGGACGTGGCGCTCGCCCTGGACGTGGCCGCCACCGAGTTCTTCGCGGACGGTGCCTACACCTTCGAGGGCAACAAGCGCAGCGCCGAGCAGCTGATCGGCTACTACACCGAGCTGGTCAACGACTACCCGCTGGTCTCCATCGAGGACCCGCTCGGCGAGGACGACTGGGACGGCTGGGTGCGGCTGACCGCCGAGCTCGGCGACCGGGTCCAGCTGGTCGGCGACGACCTGTTCGTCACCAACCCGGACCGGCTGGAGGAAGGCATCACCCGCCGCGCGGCGAACGCGCTGCTGGTGAAGGTGAACCAGATCGGCACGCTGTCCGAGACGCTGGACGCGGTGTCCCTCGCCACCTCCTACGGGTACAAGAGCATGATGAGTCACCGGTCCGGGGAGACCGAGGACACCACGATCGCCGACCTCGCGGTGGCCACCGGTGTCGGGCAGATCAAGACCGGCGCACCGGCCCGCAGCGAGCGGGTCGCCAAGTACAACCAGCTGCTCCGGATCGAGGAGACACTCGCCGACGCGGCTCGTTATGCCGGCGATCTCGCCTTCCCGAGATTCACGCCGGAGGGCTGAGGCCGTGGCGGAACGGCGCAGGCCACGGCGCAGGAGTACGGGAGGACGGGCCCAGGGCTCGTCCTCCCGGCGCCCCGAGCGGGCGCGGCGCGAAGGGCGCAGGGCACGGCTGCGGCGCGGGCTCAGCGCGAAGCGTGCCTCCGGCGCGGCCAAGGTGCTCGGCCTCTCCAACACCCGCAGGGCCGCGGTGGTGGCGATCGTGCTGTGTGCGCTGGCGTTCACCATCGCGGTGCCGCTACGGACCTACCTGATCCAGCGTTCCGAGGTCGCGGTGCAGGAGCAGCGCATGGCCGAGCTCGAGCAGGAGGTCGCCCGGCTCGAGGCGCGCAAGGCCGAGCTGTCCGACCCGGCCGAGGTCAAGGCCGAGGCCCGGCGCAGGCTACGGTTCGTGCTGCCCGGCGAGACCCCGTACATGGTGCAGCTACCGGAGGACGAGCGGCGCGCGCGGCAGCCGGGCGGTGAGCAGCAGCCCCCGCCGAAGGGCACCTGGTACGAGCGGCTCTGGGACAGCGTTTCTCGCTAGTCTCCCACCAGCGTTCCCACCAGTGTTCCCGCCCGTGATCCCACCGGTATCCCGCTCGTCGGCTTCCGCCATGGCGGTCCTAAGCTCACCCGGGTGAGCAGTACCGAGTTGCCCCGGCTGGAGCCGGTGTCCGAAGCCGACCGGGCGGTGATCGCGGAGCAGCTCGGCCGGCCGCCGCGTGCCCTGCGCGCGGTGGCCGCGCGGTGCCCGAGCGGTCATCCATCGGTGGTCCAGACGAACCCCCGACTGGAGAACGGCACCCCGTTCCCGACCCTGTACTACCTGACCTGCCCCAGGCTGGCCTCGCTGGTGGGCGGGTTGGAGGCGTCCGGGCTCATGCGCGAGATGACCGAGCGGCTCGGCGCCGATCCCGAGCTGGCGGCCGCGTACCGGCGGACCCACGAGTCCTACCTCGCCCAGCGGGACGCGATCGAACCGCTGGGACACCAGGTCACCGCCGGCGGCATGCCGAACAGGGTGAAGTGCCTGCACGTGCACCTGGCGCACACCCTCGCCTGCGGGCGGGACGTGAATCCCTTCGGCGACGAAACCCTCGAACTGCTCGCCGCGGAGTGGCCTGCGGGAGACTGCGCGCGGTAACGCCTGGCAGGGCGATACTGATACCTGGTCGGGGACGGAACCGAGGTCGGCCCGAGTGACTCGTACTACAGAGTTTTCACACCGGCTGAACAACCATCGGGGTGTACCGCTGTCGTCGGTAGGGGAGTGTGGGGCGTGCGGGTCAATCGGGTACCGGAGGTCGCGGTCGGCGCGATCCGAAGATTCGCGGTGCGGCACAAGGTGGCCACCGCCATGCTCGGTGGGACCCTCGCCGTGCTGCCCGCCTTCGCCGCCGGCGGTGGCACCGCGAACTGGGCGAACACCGCCAGCACCGAACACAGCGCGAATCTCGCGCTGGTCGGCGGCTACGACCCGGGGATCAGCCGGGTCGGGGTGGACGGCAGCCTGCCCGAGCAGCCCGACCCGGAGACGCTGCCCGCCTACGAGTTGCCGAGCGGCCCGTTGGGTATTCCGGGTTCGGCGTTGAAGGCGTACCGGAACGCGGCGGATATGGTGGGGGTTGAGCAGCCGGGGTGCCGGATTGATTGGGCTTTGATCGCGAGTATCGGTCGGATCGAGTCGAATCATGCGCGTGGTGGGTATGTGGATGGGGACGGGAACACGTTGGAGCCGATTCTGGGTCCGGTGTTGAATGGTGTGGGTCCGGTGGCGGCGATCGCGGACACCGATGGTGGGCGGTATGACGGGGATGCGGTGTGGGATCGTGCGGTGGGGCCGACGCAGTTCATTCCGTCGACGTGGCGGGGGTATGCGGCGGATGGTAATGGTGATGGGGTTTCGGATCCGAACAATATTTATGATGCGACGGTGGCGACGGGGCGGTATTTGTGTTCGGGTGGGTTGGATATGGCGGTGGATGGTGAGTTGCGGGCGGCTGTGTTTCGGTACAATAATTCGCGGACGTATGTGAATACGGTGGTTTTGTGGGCGGAGGCGTACCGGCAGGGGGTGACGCCCACCCCGGACAGCGAGGTCCCCGTCGGCGCGCCCGAGGTGAACAGCACGACCCCGGCACCCGGCGCGGTGCCCCCGCCGCCGACCCCGGCGCCGGACCTGCCCGGTTCCACCGGTCGACCGAACCCGCCCACCGGTACCGGCGACAACCAGCTTCCCGGGGAGAGTTCCTCGCGGACGGCGACCACGACCTCGCAGGACCCGCCCACCTGCGAGACGACGACCACGACCACCACGACCACCACGACCACGACCACGTCGACCACCACGAACCCGGACTGCGAGGGGGACGACGACCCCGAGGACGATCCCTCCGGCGAGGTGACCGGCACGTCGACGGACTGAGTCCTGGCCGGTGGTTACCCTTTGGCCATGCCTCGTGTTGCCGCCATCGACTGTGGAACCAACTCCATCCGCCTGCTGGTCGCCGAGCTGACCATCCGGCAGAACGGCACCGTCGACCTGCGTGACCTGCATCGGGAGATGCGGATCGTGCGGCTCGGCCAGGGTGTCGACGCGACCGGGCGACTCGCGCCGGAGGCGCTGGAGCGCACCAGGGCGGCACTGGTCGGCTACGCCGCCGTCGCGCGGCGCGAGGGCGCCGAGCAGGTCCGCATGGTCGCGACCTCGGCCACCCGGGACGCGAGTAACCGGGACGAGTTCTTCGCCATGACCCGCGAGGTACTCGGCGTCGAGGCCGAGGTGATCACCGGCGACGAGGAGGCGCGGCTGTCCTTCACCGGCGCGGTCGGTGAACAGGATCCGGGCGACGGCCCGTTCCTCGTCGTCGACGTCGGCGGCGGCTCGACCGAACTGGTGCTCGGCACCTGGGACGGGCGGCAGGCCGAGGTCAGCGCGGCCCGCTCGGTGGACATCGGCTGCGTGCGGATCACCGAACGTGCCTTGCGCACCGACCCGCCGACCGATGCCGAGGTCGCCGCGGCCCGCGAGTTGGCGGCCGAGATCCTTGCCAAGGCCTACGACATGGTGGACGTGGCGCGGGCCGCCACCTGGATCGGCGTGGCCGGCACCATCACCACCCTGTCCGCGGTGGCGCAGGAGCTGCCGGAGTACGACTCCGGGCGCACCCACCGGTCCAGGCTGTCCCGAGCGGACATCGACGGGGTCGCCGGGAAGCTGCTCGGTGTCGACCATGAAACCCGGGCGGCCAACCCGGTGATCCACCCCGGCCGGGTGGACGTCATCGGCGGCGGCGCGGTGATCGTGCAGGTACTCGCCGAGCAGTTCGCCGAGCGCGGCGGGCCCGCCGACCTGGTGGTCAGCGAGCACGACATCCTGGACGGCATCGCGCTCAGCCTTGCGTGACCCGGCCTGACCTGGCTCGGCCGTTCGGACCCCATACTTTCGTCGGGTCTTGGGCGCCCACGCGTGTGTCTCCCGGTAGGGCGACCTCCACCACTGCCGAGGAGGAAAACGAGTGAGAAGATCAAAGCTTTTCCTGGCAGCGCTGGCCGTACCCCTGGTCGGCGGGATCACCGCGGTCGCCGCGCCCACCGCGGCGGCGCAACCACAGTTGGCAGGCCCGGCCACCGAGTTCACGGTGCTCGCGGCCGAGGGGCAGAGCGTCGGAGCGGCCGAGCAGGCGGTCCGGGAGGCAGGCGGAACGGTGTTGCGCAGCAACACGGCGGTCGGCCTGATCACCGCGACCGCGCCGGCGAGCGGCTTCGCCGAGCGGATGGCCGCCGCGCCCGAGGTGTTCGGGGCCGCGCAGGCACGACCGATCGGTAAGGCGCCGACGAAGAAGGCCGCGCCGGATCCGGACAAGGTGGAGAAGGAGCACCACCGGGCCGCACCCGGCCACGCGCGTTCCGGTCGGAAGCCGGCCGAGCCGGTGGGCACCGACCCGCTGGACGACAAGCTCTGGGGGCTGAAGTCCACCCGCTCCGACCTGGCGCGGAACAAGCAGCCGGGGGACCGGCGAGTCAAGGTGGGCGTGATCGACACCGGGGTGGACGGCTCGCACCCGGACATCGCGCCGAACTTCGACGCCGCGGCGTCGCGCAACTTCACCAGGGACATCCCGGCCGACGAGAACGGCACCGAGGTGGACGGGCCCTGCGAGTTCCGCGGCTGTGTCGACCCGGCCGATCACGACGGCAACGGGCACGGCACCCACGTCGCGGGCACCATCGCGGCGGCGGCGGACGGCTTCGGCGTCTCCGGTGTGGCGCCGAAGGTGAGCCTGGTGAACATCCGGGCCGGGCAGGACTCCGGGTACTTCTTCCTGCAGCCCGCGGTGGACGCGATCACCTATGCCGGCGACGCGGGCATCGACGTGGTGAACATGTCCTTCTACATCGACCCGTGGCTGTACAACTGCACCTCGAACCCGGCCGACACGCCGGAGCAGCAGCGGGCGCAGCGCACCACCATCGCCGCGGTCAACCGGGCGCTGGGCTACGCGCACCGCAAGGGCGTCACGCTGGTCGCCTCGCTCGGCAACTCGCATATCGACCTCGGCGACCCGCCACCGGACAGCAGCAGCCCGAACTTTCCGGCGGGCAACGAGCACGACCGGGATATCGACAACGACAGCTGCGTCACGCTGCCGATCGAGGGCTCGCATGTGCTCGGGGTCGGCTCCTTCGGCCCGTCCCAGGCCAAGGCCGACTACTCCAACTACGGCGAGGAGCAGATCTCGGTGTCCGCCCCCGGCGGGTACTACCGGGACTTCTTCGGCACCGACTGGTTCCGCACCAATGAGAACCTGATCCTCTCGGCGTACCCGCGCAACATCGCCGTCGCCGAGGGCGCGGTGGACGAGGACGGCAACGTCACCCCGGAGGGCGAGGAACTCGGCGTGCAGAAGGCCACGGCTCCGGACGGCCGGGTGGGGTACTACCAGTATCTCCAGGGCACCTCGATGGCCTCACCGCACGCCAGCGGGGTGGCCGCGCTGATCGTGTCCGAGTACGGCAAGTGGCGACGCGGCGGGTTCGGCTTGGCGCCGAACGCCGTGCAGCGCGTACTCGAGGGCACGGCGGCGGAGATCCCGTGCCCCGTGCCCCGCACCGTCGACTACCTGGACGAGGGTCGGGACGAGTCGTACACCGCGACCTGCACCGGTAACCCGGAATTCAACGGCTTCTACGGCAACGGTGCCGTGGACGCCTACTCCGCCGTGACCCGCGGCGCCCGCTACCTCCGCTGATAACCCCTGCTGTGAGTGACCCGTTCATCGCGAGATCCGCGGTGAACGGGTCACTCGCTGCGGTCGCCTGCTACCTGGGCCGGAGGAACCCGCCGTGGTCCAGCGCCGCCCGGATGAAGTCGCCGCCGATCTCCTGAGCCTCGTCGGCATGCCCGCGGACACGGGTGGGCCGGTCGTCCGGCTGGTCGATCACCCGGTCCCCTTCCGCGTGGGGGTGCTGCCAGTGCCCGCCGCAGTCGCGGGTGCAGGGCACCTCCACGGTGCGCAGCACGCCATCCGGACACGGCTGTTGCCAGGACATCGTGCCGGTGTCCTGGCAGAGGTCGCAGGTGGGTTGGCTAGTCATACACCTCGCCCGTCCCTCCGCACCGTGTGCAGTATGCCGAGCGACTCTCGTCGTTCGGGTCGAGCCCGTTGCCGAGGCAGATCGGACATGTACGTGGTCCCGCCATAGCAGGGCCATCGGCAAGCCCGCCCCGGCACACAAGAGGCCGAACGGGTGCCGAACGGGTTCAGCGGCGCGCCGAGGCCCGGGAGCGTTCCCACGGGGGAGGCGGAGAGACGGAACGCCCTCGGGTCGGGGAGGGGAACCGGCAGCGTCCGGGGCTCAGCAGCCGCACCACCACCCGGCAGACAGGCCGATCGACTGCACCAGCGATACCGCCAGGGCGAGCAGCACCAGCACCAGCAGCGGCCGGTCCTGCCGCGGGATCATCGGCGCGCTCCGCTCGCCCGGCCACCGCGTGCCGCCTCACGAGCTGCATCGTCCTGCGCCTCGTGGAACTCCTCGCACCGGGTGGCGTGCTCGGCGGTCGGGTAGGTCGCCTTGCAATGCCAGCAGGTCCGGGCCTCCCGCGCCAGCCGGTCCCACCCGGCGACATCGGCCCTGTCCGCGCGCAGCGACGCGAACTCACGCGGCGGCCGATGCCTGCGCCTCACCGCGGCACCCCTTGCCACCCGCCCCAGCCGCCGAGCACCGGCGGCACATCGGTCAGCTCGGCCCGGCGCCGCTCCGCATAGGCCGCGCACGTCTGGCATTTCGGCGGGTCGACCGTCACATGGTCCTCGTGCACGATCCGCTGATCGACGCACGCGATGATCCCCCGTATCCCGCCGTTCTCCCGACCGCGGGAGTAGCCGGTGATGTAGTGCAGCTCGCCCCGCCACGCAAGCCATCCCGGAGGGGACGAGGGCCAGTCGCCGTCCGTCATAGGACGAACGCTAAGCGCGATGTGACGCGCTTGTGTTTACAAACTGTCAACCCCTGTGAGCCGATGTTTCAGGCTCTCCAGCTCCCAGGAACGGCGCTTCACTCTGGTGTCCAGCTCCGCGAGCAGCTCCCGGGATACTGGGTCGTGGCGAATGCGCTGCGGAGCGATTCGGTCCGCAAGGTCCAGATGCCGCACCGCGTCGCCGTCGCGCGCGCCCTCGGCCTGCGCGTAGGCACGTGCCAGGTCGAAGTGCAGGGCCGCTTTCCGGTCAGCCGTGACCAGATTCGCGTCATAGCCTGGAGTTCGGGCGATCGTCTCGGCGCGCTCGGTGCCTTGCCCGAGCTCGACCGCGACCGACAACGACCACGCCTGTACGTTGGCCGGGCCGAAGGTGAACTGGAGCGCATTGCGCTCACCGGTACGTTCGGCCAGCTCGGCCGCCGCCTGGAGATGGGTAGCGGCCCGGTCGGCGTCATGGTCTTTGGCGGCCATCTGCGCCGACGACAGATGCAGCATGCCCGCAGCCTCGGCCGGACCTGTGTACTTGGCTTCTGGATCGACATACTCCACTTCCGCAAGCGCCGTACTGGCGACCCGTTGCGCCCTGTGTCGTGCGCCGAGCCGACTCAGGGCGCCTGTGCCTGTCATCGCTGCGAACGCCGACAGCGCCGGGTCATCTAGCCGCCGTGCGGCATCCTGCGCGCGCCTGGCAGCCGTCACCGCTAGGTCGTAGTTGCCAAGCGACCGCGCATTCCCCGCGGCGACGAAGCACGCCTCGACCAAAGCGGCGAGCGCGGCCCGCCGAGTGTCGGGCTCGCCGGTCACCGCGTGCACGTGAAGTTCGGTCAGTAGGTCGCCGAGGTCGTATCCAGCCAGGGAGTAGAGTGAATTCGCCGAGTGCTCGTTCGACACGCGCGCCAAGCGGGCGAGTTGCTCGACCGGTCGCGCGGGCACGTCCGGCACGTCCTCTAGCGTAGCGTCGTACAACGCTACCGAGATCGGCGGCAATGTGGCCAGCGCTTCTGCGCTTACTCGGTCACCGGGCAAATAGGGCTGTCCGGTGAGGTCGATCACCGCGCAACCGAGCGCATTGGCCAGATCTTCGAGCAGGCCGCGCCGCTCGAAACGGCGTTCGCCGCGCTCCAGTAAGGATAGGTACGCCTTCGAGATACCGGCCAACCCGGCCGCAGTGTCGAGACTCAAGCCCCGCCGACGACGGATCGCCCGGACGCGCTGGCCGATCTCGGTTGGTTCTCCATGTGAGCGTGCCGGCACGAGCAACCTCTTCGCGGAATCGCCCTCCTCGCGTGCCCCGGCCCGTCGACCGGGGCGTTCCTCCGCGAAGAGGTGCACCACCAGGGTAGCCACTACCCGATCGGGTGAACACGGTCAGGCTAGCTGTTCTGGCAGTAGGAGTCGGCGAGCGCGTTGGCCACAGCTTGCGCATTCTCTGCGATCCACCGCTGTGCCGTGTACTCATAGTGTCCGTTGAGTGGCGTAAGGAGGTGAGCGGCGACCATCGGTTCGTCGTACTTGATCTTGAGGCACACGTCTTCTGCGATCAATTCAGCCTGGCGGACCGCAGTTGACTTCAGCGGAGGCGTGACCCCTTGGACTTCGAGGAAGCGCAGAAAGAGATCAGCGGCGTCGCGTGATGTTGTTGGCTGGGTCGTGGTTGATACGGCGGGCGTTGCCGGAGATGGCGTGGTCTCGTCGGTTCCGCACCCCCCGAGAAGGATGGCAAGCGCCACGGCCGCGATGAGCCGCATGGATGGACCTCCGGTCCCGGGCAATTTGGTGGATTGGCTGTGTTGTTGAGCCTTGCCATAAACTTCGTCGCGTGATCGGAACTGGCGAAGCTAGGATGCGTTGAATGAAACGCAGCAAGATCACCGTCTCAGCGGCGGTCTGAGGCTGGACTGCCACGGCGGGCCGGCCAGCGGAAGCGCCGTGGTGATGTGCTGAGGCATTGGTCCTCCTGGTTGGTCGTGAGTATTCGGGGGATCGGCTTTGTCGCGCTTGATCGTTACCGCTGATGGGTGGTTGTTGCGGAGTTGTCACCAGACGGCGCCAGGCGCGGTGGATCACGACTCGGCTCCGCTGACCTGTTCGAGGAGAGCTTGATGCGCCGCACTGCGGGTGGTGTCAAGACCGCTGTTTCAGCGGGTGGCAGTGTCGCTGTCTTCGCGCCAGCACGCCCACCACTCCCGGCCGCCGTACCGTTACCCGTTCCGCTCACGGTCGTCGTCGACCCACCCGATCCATTGGTTGTCGACATAGGACGACGTGCTTACGAAGACCAAGCTTGGGTGCTGGTTGTGGCATGGAACGAACATGGGTATCTCTCAGGTGTAGGCCCCTTTGGCCCCATGTTTGCCCCATGCTCGTGTTGAGCTAGATCATCGCGAGCTACCGGTTCGAGCTGGTGGCGATGAACCTGCCGAGGTCGCGACCCTGCTGCTGGCGGCTGGGCTCGTGCACGTACATCATGTGGCCCGCCGGGTAGTAGGCCGTCTCCACGTTCTCCCGCAACTCGGCGGGAATCCTCAGGTTCGCGAGCACGTGCTCGGCCGCGTAGTACGGCGTGGCGCCGTCGTAGTGGCCGAGGGCCACGTGCACCTTCAGGTGCGGGTTGGCCCGCATCGCCGAACTGAGGTCGTCCACGACGGACACCGGTCGCCCGGTGTAGTCGGCGTACGCCCACGCCTTGTTCACGTCCACCGACAGGATCTGGTACGGCAGGTCGTTGGCGTAGCCCAGCTCGGCCCGCACGTAGTGGTTGAACGCCGCCGAGTAGGCGCCGACGATCCGGGAGATCGACGCGTCGTCGCTCATCAGCTCCCTGCCGCCGTCCGGCTCCCAGGTGGTGAACCGGCCGTCCATCCGGCCGGTGACCAGCCCGCGCTCCCGCAGCAACTCGG
Proteins encoded in this region:
- a CDS encoding murein transglycosylase, whose translation is MGTAITLILTIGVHPDEAPEEPPLTVPEQRPEPRAAAPRAALVAPEDRPNESDQEELDAWAERVAEATRVPARVLAAYGRAEMWLRNEQPGCHLSWGTLAGIGRVESRHGNFGGARIGADGRTTQPIVGVPLDGSPGVRKVPDTDGGKLDGDRAWDRAVGPLQFLPGTWREWGVRATRDGEPPNPQNIDDAAVAAARYLCAEGRDLTDPNGWWDAVLTYNRSISYAQDVFSGADAYAAATLP
- a CDS encoding FtsB family cell division protein; the protein is MAERRRPRRRSTGGRAQGSSSRRPERARREGRRARLRRGLSAKRASGAAKVLGLSNTRRAAVVAIVLCALAFTIAVPLRTYLIQRSEVAVQEQRMAELEQEVARLEARKAELSDPAEVKAEARRRLRFVLPGETPYMVQLPEDERRARQPGGEQQPPPKGTWYERLWDSVSR
- a CDS encoding tetratricopeptide repeat protein, yielding MVDQEPAAEPHGESRFQAFRRAEELVRHAPLEALRALAPVLHAEPDKPSVQLLAGRAYFHSAQLRHAETALSRTIELDPADHYARFVLGRTLQRLGRLVEALGQMRMAWAMYPLPEYQEAVGEVSARLALSDG
- the eno gene encoding phosphopyruvate hydratase, with the protein product MAVIEQVGAREILDSRGNPTVEVEVALDDGTLARAAVPSGASTGEYEAVELRDGDSSRYGGKGVERAVAAVLDEIGPDLTGVDAVDQRIVDQKLVDLDGTPDKSRLGANAILGVSLAVAKAAADSAELELFRYLGGPNAHVLPVPMLNILNGGAHADTDVDIQEFMIAPIGAESFREALRWGTEVYHALKAVLKGRGLATGLGDEGGFAPSLTSNREALDIILAAIQKAGYTPGRDVALALDVAATEFFADGAYTFEGNKRSAEQLIGYYTELVNDYPLVSIEDPLGEDDWDGWVRLTAELGDRVQLVGDDLFVTNPDRLEEGITRRAANALLVKVNQIGTLSETLDAVSLATSYGYKSMMSHRSGETEDTTIADLAVATGVGQIKTGAPARSERVAKYNQLLRIEETLADAARYAGDLAFPRFTPEG
- a CDS encoding MazG family protein, whose translation is MTLPHPTVVLVPAAMPGVLPAAAWPVLRAADAVYAAADLPEATAGALDVKPAPAPAELVRQRAVTLVAASAEEPGAAALIAAGATVVGTPAPGLVRAVEVMDRLRAPGGCPWDAVQTHESLRQYLVEETYELLDSIEDGDRAAMREELGDVLLQVLFHARVAAEHPADPFGIEEVAEVLVDKLVGRHPHVFAGAEVVHSAEHQQSRWEELKQNEKRRESLVDGVAFGQPAAALAGKLGQRTGRAEVPFDLLPAGADEGAKLFRLAAAARRAGIDPEGELRAVAKEFARRVRSAEQAARADGRDQATLDADGWRRYWPR
- a CDS encoding VOC family protein, encoding MSDDQDNTPRYLGLAPYLYYADATQALEWLVRVFGFTEKLRYEDAAGAVFQATVAAGDAEVQLTSVGPEYWEAKGVDGPVGQLNVVYVDDVDAQHARVSAALGDHVEVSRPQDQPYGARLFTVQDIGGNSWTFWQRVSDTVELPAGWREVRAE
- a CDS encoding DUF501 domain-containing protein, coding for MSSTELPRLEPVSEADRAVIAEQLGRPPRALRAVAARCPSGHPSVVQTNPRLENGTPFPTLYYLTCPRLASLVGGLEASGLMREMTERLGADPELAAAYRRTHESYLAQRDAIEPLGHQVTAGGMPNRVKCLHVHLAHTLACGRDVNPFGDETLELLAAEWPAGDCAR